The Humulus lupulus chromosome 3, drHumLupu1.1, whole genome shotgun sequence genome window below encodes:
- the LOC133821002 gene encoding uncharacterized protein LOC133821002, producing the protein MENGKNCHCRPPRPVVEKTAWTNKNPGRRFRTCNKYRIHGGCNFFEWIDPPMCHRAKVVIPGLLRKIGDLETEITSLSTTTDIGSHRQCSGSSNGFETQSHNLQNVGRESCESCAESRGRVNDGGRMQCYYFLNTMYFAVILLVVVIWATKSK; encoded by the exons ATGGAGAACGGAAAAAATTGCCATTGTCGACCACCAAGGCCAGTGGTAGAAAAAACGGCTTGGACAAACAAAAATCCTGGGCGAAGATTCAGAACATGCAACAAGTATCGG ATTCATGGTGGGTGTAATTTCTTTGAATGGATAGACCCTCCAATGTGCCATCGAGCAAAGGTGGTCATCCCTGGACTACTAAGAAAAATTGGTGACCTTGAAACTGAAATCACATCCCTAAGTACGACAACTGACATTGGAAGTCATCGGCAATGCAGTGGTTCTTCAAATGGATTTGAGACACAATCTCACAACCTTCAAAATGTTGGAAGAGAAAGTTGTGAAAGTTGTGCTGAAAGCAGGGGTAGAGTAAATGATGGAGGTCGAATGCAGTGTTACTACTTTTTGAATACTATGTATTTTGCTGTAATTCTATTGGTTGTGGTTATTTGGGCTACAAAATCAAAGTAG